The Treponema sp. OMZ 790 genome includes the window AGGTAGAATACCATCGATTCGCTTATCCTTCCTATTTTTGCCTCATGGCCTATGTCTACATCATCGGTGTGAGCTTCAATAATCGGAATCGTATCGGAGCGGGATTTATCGTCCAGCATCAGGGATTCGCATTCGGCGACAGCCTTGGCTCCCGCTGCATTTGCTCCTATATACAAAAGTCCGCGGTAGTTTGCTTCTCCTCCGTTTTTGGCTATGGAGCGGGAGCGCATTTCCGAAACGGTGTTTTTTCCGATATGGACGGTCTTTGTTCCCGTATCGAGGCACTGTCCTTCCGAAGCGAAGGTAACCCCTGTAAACTCGGAGCGGGAGCGGTCGCCTTTTAAAATACTCATGGGGTAGAGCATCGTAACCCTTGAACCGAAAGAACCTGAAACCCATTCGATGGCACCGTCTTCTTCTACTATAGCCCTCTTGGTGTTTAGGTTGTATAGGTTTCTCGACCAGTTTTCGATGGTAGAATAACGCAAGGTTGCTTTTTTGCCTACATAAAGCTCGACGGCTCCTGCATGGAGGGCATTTTTATAGTACTTTGGAGCGCTGCATCCTTCAATAAAGTGGAGGTAGGCTCCTTCTTCTACAACTATGAGGGTGTGCTCAAACTGACCCGACTGTTGGGCATTCAATCTAAAATAGGATTGAAGCGGAAGCTCGACCCTTACCCCCTTGGGAACATAGACAAAGGAACCTCCCGACCAAACAGCTCCGTGGAGGGCTGCAAACTTATGGTCATTCGGCTTTATAAGCTGCATAAAATGTTTTTTTACTATATCCTCGTACTTGTGCACGGCGGTTTCCATATCCAAGTAGACCACGCCCTGCTTTTCCAAGTCTTCTTTTAGGCTGTGATAAACGACCTCCGAGTCATACTGGGCACCAACTCCTGCGAGGGAGTTGCGTTCGGCCTCAGGTATACCCAACCTGTCAAAGGTCTTCTTGATTTCCTCGGGAACATCATCCCATGTTTCAGCCAAGGGCTTTGTATCGGAAACAATGTAGTGGATAATCTCCTGAATATCCAAGTCGGAAATATCCGCTCC containing:
- the sufB gene encoding Fe-S cluster assembly protein SufB, with protein sequence MSKPINQNTDKETEETTLFQERKRTFVSDIERGIYDIKDSIDYEYSTGLGLNEEVVKKISERKKEPEWMLDLRLKSLAYFNARPMPDWGADISDLDIQEIIHYIVSDTKPLAETWDDVPEEIKKTFDRLGIPEAERNSLAGVGAQYDSEVVYHSLKEDLEKQGVVYLDMETAVHKYEDIVKKHFMQLIKPNDHKFAALHGAVWSGGSFVYVPKGVRVELPLQSYFRLNAQQSGQFEHTLIVVEEGAYLHFIEGCSAPKYYKNALHAGAVELYVGKKATLRYSTIENWSRNLYNLNTKRAIVEEDGAIEWVSGSFGSRVTMLYPMSILKGDRSRSEFTGVTFASEGQCLDTGTKTVHIGKNTVSEMRSRSIAKNGGEANYRGLLYIGANAAGAKAVAECESLMLDDKSRSDTIPIIEAHTDDVDIGHEAKIGRISESMVFYLMQRGLDEAAAKSLIIKGFVEPISKELPLEYAVELNNLITIELEGTIG